The Roseovarius indicus genome has a segment encoding these proteins:
- a CDS encoding cupin domain-containing protein, translating to MTLTPGITPEKDGLDGLAWNVVGHTYTPKLHSENAFIWHANIPDGTFVPPHIHPTQDEWICMLEGTLEVEFGPEKHVAHAGDTIRMPMGLAHGIYNRSGETATCIFGVAPSRKLFELFGKLDNVTDPEELVRISAEHEVDFLPPPE from the coding sequence ATGACACTGACCCCCGGAATTACCCCCGAGAAAGACGGGCTCGACGGCCTCGCCTGGAATGTCGTCGGCCACACCTACACGCCGAAACTGCATTCCGAGAACGCCTTCATCTGGCATGCCAACATCCCCGACGGCACCTTCGTGCCGCCGCATATCCACCCCACGCAGGATGAATGGATCTGCATGCTGGAAGGCACGCTCGAGGTCGAATTCGGGCCCGAGAAACACGTGGCCCATGCCGGCGACACGATCCGCATGCCGATGGGGCTGGCGCACGGCATCTACAACCGCTCGGGCGAGACGGCGACCTGCATCTTCGGCGTGGCACCGTCGCGGAAACTGTTTGAGCTTTTCGGCAAGCTCGACAACGTGACCGACCCCGAGGAGCTGGTGCGCATCTCGGCCGAGCACGAGGTCGACTTCCTGCCGCCGCCGGAATAA
- a CDS encoding ABC transporter ATP-binding protein yields the protein MNLLSLTNITAGYGSAQVLFGIDLEIGEGEVVTLLGRNGMGKTTTVRAIMGLIKPWSGEVQVDGKNYAGQPPYAIGRAGVGLVPEGRQVFPTLTVEENLLAAAKMPEGRNRWDLTSVYDFFPRLKERRTHLGAQLSGGEQQMVAIARALMTNPRLLILDEATEGLAPLIREEIWTRLATLKAEGEAILLIDKNVGALAGLADRHYVIEKGEIITTVTAAEEGQAITATLERHLHL from the coding sequence ATGAACCTCCTGTCCCTGACCAACATCACCGCCGGCTATGGCTCGGCCCAGGTGCTCTTCGGCATCGACCTCGAGATTGGCGAGGGCGAGGTCGTCACCCTGCTCGGCCGCAACGGCATGGGCAAGACCACCACCGTGCGTGCCATCATGGGGCTCATCAAGCCATGGTCGGGCGAGGTACAGGTCGACGGCAAGAATTACGCCGGCCAGCCGCCATATGCCATCGGCAGGGCGGGCGTTGGCCTCGTACCGGAAGGCCGGCAGGTCTTCCCCACGCTCACGGTCGAGGAAAACCTCCTCGCCGCCGCCAAGATGCCCGAGGGCCGCAACCGGTGGGATCTGACCTCGGTCTACGATTTCTTCCCCCGCCTCAAGGAACGCCGCACCCACCTGGGCGCGCAACTTTCCGGCGGTGAGCAACAGATGGTCGCCATCGCCCGCGCCCTGATGACCAACCCGCGCCTCTTGATCCTCGACGAGGCGACAGAAGGCCTCGCCCCCCTCATCCGCGAGGAAATCTGGACCCGCCTCGCCACTTTGAAGGCGGAAGGCGAAGCCATCCTTCTGATCGACAAGAACGTGGGCGCGCTGGCAGGGCTTGCCGACCGCCACTACGTGATCGAGAAAGGTGAGATCATCACCACCGTCACCGCGGCCGAGGAAGGCCAGGCCATCACCGCCACGCTCGAACGCCACCTGCATCTTTGA
- a CDS encoding ABC transporter ATP-binding protein produces MSEVVLQLKGLQKAFGALVVTDKVDLDLHRGECHALIGPNGAGKSTLIHQISGLLQPDAGKIAFEGRDVTGQKQHERAVAGLGRSFQITSILPEFTVLENVALAAQMRAGSSMRFFRRADREAALNEAAMTALARIGLGPRAATMAGELSYGEKRMLELAIAIAGQPHALLLDEPMAGMGRAESEGLTDTLLELKAHYPMLLIEHDMEAVFRLADRVSVLVAGAIVATGTPDEVRADPKARAAYLGEDHTEGAA; encoded by the coding sequence ATGAGCGAAGTCGTCCTTCAACTCAAGGGCCTGCAAAAGGCCTTCGGCGCGCTGGTCGTCACCGACAAGGTCGATCTCGACCTGCATCGCGGCGAATGCCATGCCCTGATCGGGCCGAACGGCGCGGGCAAGTCGACGCTGATACACCAGATTTCCGGCCTCCTCCAACCCGACGCCGGCAAGATCGCCTTCGAGGGGCGCGACGTCACCGGCCAGAAACAGCACGAGCGCGCCGTGGCGGGGCTCGGTCGATCCTTCCAGATCACCTCGATCCTGCCGGAGTTCACCGTGCTGGAGAACGTGGCCCTCGCCGCCCAGATGCGGGCGGGCTCCAGCATGCGGTTCTTCCGCCGCGCCGACCGCGAGGCGGCTTTGAACGAGGCCGCGATGACCGCCCTTGCCCGCATCGGCCTCGGGCCTCGCGCCGCCACCATGGCGGGCGAACTCTCCTACGGCGAAAAGCGGATGCTGGAGCTGGCCATCGCCATCGCCGGCCAGCCGCACGCCCTGCTCCTCGACGAGCCGATGGCGGGCATGGGACGGGCCGAAAGCGAGGGCCTCACCGACACCCTGCTCGAGCTGAAGGCGCATTACCCCATGCTGCTGATCGAGCATGACATGGAGGCCGTCTTCCGCCTCGCCGACCGGGTTTCGGTGCTGGTCGCGGGCGCCATCGTCGCCACCGGCACGCCCGACGAGGTGCGCGCCGACCCGAAAGCCCGCGCCGCCTATCTCGGCGAAGACCACACGGAGGGCGCAGCATGA
- a CDS encoding branched-chain amino acid ABC transporter permease: MTDQADIQAPAAATPRAPFIVAGVIFAALALIPVLAEFWGGAWLTSLAVRAMILAIVAISLDLLMGHGGMVSFGHSAFVAIGAYACGIMITEDVYEMALILPVAMGAAGLFALISGAICLRTSGVSFIMITLAFGQMIFFALGSLAQYGADDGLTLWSGPDFLGTRWLSSDMGVYISVFAVLLGTWALVHRITGSRFGRVLRAARQNPTRVASMGYSVFRYRLTAYVIAGVIAAIAGVLWATHAAFISPSLGAWQRSGDLIVMVVLGGMATRNGALIGALFFILIEETLSSITHDWRLIFGPLLVLIALYARGGLVGLLDRVRGPQ; the protein is encoded by the coding sequence ATGACCGATCAGGCCGACATCCAGGCCCCCGCGGCCGCCACGCCCCGGGCGCCCTTCATCGTGGCCGGCGTGATCTTCGCCGCTCTGGCGCTGATCCCGGTATTGGCCGAATTCTGGGGCGGCGCATGGCTGACCTCGCTCGCCGTCCGCGCCATGATCCTCGCCATCGTCGCCATCTCGCTCGACCTGCTGATGGGGCATGGCGGCATGGTCAGCTTCGGCCACTCCGCCTTCGTCGCCATCGGCGCCTATGCCTGCGGGATCATGATCACCGAGGACGTCTACGAGATGGCCCTCATCCTGCCCGTCGCGATGGGCGCCGCGGGACTTTTCGCGCTGATAAGCGGGGCCATCTGCCTGCGCACCTCCGGCGTCTCCTTCATCATGATCACGCTGGCCTTCGGGCAAATGATCTTTTTCGCTCTGGGCTCGCTCGCACAATACGGCGCCGATGACGGGCTGACGCTATGGTCGGGCCCGGATTTCCTCGGCACCCGTTGGTTGTCGTCCGACATGGGGGTCTACATCTCGGTCTTCGCCGTGCTGCTGGGCACGTGGGCGCTGGTCCACCGGATCACCGGATCGCGCTTCGGCCGCGTGCTGCGGGCCGCGCGACAGAACCCCACCCGCGTCGCCTCGATGGGCTACTCGGTCTTCCGCTATCGCCTGACGGCTTACGTCATCGCCGGCGTGATCGCCGCCATCGCCGGCGTGCTCTGGGCCACCCACGCCGCCTTCATCTCGCCCTCGCTGGGGGCTTGGCAGCGCTCGGGCGACCTGATCGTGATGGTCGTCCTCGGCGGCATGGCCACCCGCAACGGGGCGCTCATCGGCGCGCTCTTCTTCATCCTGATCGAAGAGACACTCTCGTCGATCACCCATGACTGGCGGCTCATCTTCGGCCCGCTGCTGGTGCTGATCGCGCTCTATGCCCGCGGCGGCCTCGTCGGCCTGCTCGACCGCGTCAGGGGGCCGCAATGA
- a CDS encoding branched-chain amino acid ABC transporter permease, producing the protein MSTTLILIQLLNGLQLGVILFLIAAGLTLVFGVMGFINLAHGVQYMLGAYLAVYLYGLTGSFLAALVLALPLALLLGLVLEFLVFRHLYDRDHLSQVLATFGVILFLNQLMKVLFGPASLSVPPPAFLDFSFVLVDGLLYPAYRVALIVAGLLVALALWLVITRTRVGMLIRAGATNPEMVSALGVNVRQLFLIVFGFGAMLAGFAGVMAAPLYSVEPGMGDNLLIVAFVVIIIGGAGSIRGAFVAALLVGLVDTLGRTLVTDGLRLIMDPSSANQIGPAIASMLIYVLMALVLFWRPEGLFSPKVTR; encoded by the coding sequence ATGTCCACAACGCTGATCCTGATCCAGCTCCTGAACGGGCTGCAGCTGGGTGTTATCCTGTTCCTGATCGCGGCCGGCCTGACGCTCGTCTTCGGGGTGATGGGGTTCATCAACCTCGCCCACGGGGTGCAGTACATGCTGGGCGCCTACCTTGCCGTCTATCTCTACGGCCTGACGGGCAGCTTCCTGGCCGCCCTCGTGCTGGCCCTGCCCCTGGCGCTTCTGCTGGGGCTGGTGCTGGAGTTCCTCGTCTTCCGACATCTCTATGACCGCGATCACCTCAGCCAGGTGCTCGCCACCTTCGGCGTGATCCTGTTTCTCAACCAGCTGATGAAAGTGCTCTTCGGGCCCGCCTCGCTCTCGGTGCCGCCGCCGGCCTTCCTCGACTTCTCCTTCGTACTGGTCGACGGCCTCCTTTATCCGGCCTACCGCGTGGCGCTCATCGTCGCCGGCCTGCTGGTGGCGCTTGCCCTCTGGCTCGTCATCACCCGCACGCGCGTCGGCATGCTGATCCGTGCGGGCGCCACCAACCCCGAGATGGTCTCGGCCTTGGGCGTGAACGTGCGGCAGCTATTCCTCATCGTCTTCGGCTTCGGCGCCATGCTTGCCGGGTTCGCCGGCGTCATGGCCGCCCCCCTCTACTCGGTCGAGCCGGGCATGGGCGACAACCTCCTGATCGTGGCCTTCGTGGTGATCATCATCGGCGGCGCCGGCTCGATCCGCGGCGCCTTCGTGGCCGCCCTATTGGTGGGGCTCGTCGATACGCTCGGCCGAACGCTGGTCACCGACGGCCTGCGCCTCATCATGGACCCGTCCTCGGCCAACCAGATCGGCCCGGCCATCGCCTCGATGCTGATCTACGTGCTGATGGCACTGGTGCTCTTCTGGCGGCCCGAGGGCCTTTTCTCCCCAAAGGTGACGCGATGA
- a CDS encoding ABC transporter substrate-binding protein codes for MKKLGTTLAAGLLGLGTTASAEVEVGMIVTLSGPPAALGQQAVDGFQLALDDLGGKLGGEEATLIVEDDELKPEVALSKANGMVQEEVDFVVGTIFSNMLQAIFKPVIESETFLISPNAGPSTFAGRNCNPYFFVTSYQNNQNAEVMGAHAQAAGYEKVFMIAPNYQAGRDNMEGFQMHYEGEIVDEVYVPLGHQDYSAEIARIATSDADAVFAFTPGGMGVRFVRQFRDAGLADRIQFMSVFTTDETTLPAQKEAAEGFIAAGNWAPDADNEASQKFVAAFEEKYGYVPGGYAMQAYDAAMLIDSAVASVGGDLSDKDAVRAAMEAADFTSLRGDFAFNSNHYPTQNFYQLSVEEREDGQWATATGELVFENYGDNFAGECSM; via the coding sequence ATGAAAAAACTAGGCACAACACTGGCCGCCGGTCTTCTGGGCCTCGGCACCACCGCCTCGGCCGAGGTCGAGGTCGGCATGATCGTGACCCTCTCGGGCCCGCCCGCGGCGCTTGGCCAGCAGGCCGTTGACGGCTTCCAGCTGGCGCTCGACGATCTCGGCGGCAAGCTTGGCGGCGAAGAGGCGACGCTCATCGTCGAGGATGACGAGCTGAAACCCGAGGTGGCGCTCTCGAAAGCCAACGGCATGGTGCAGGAAGAGGTCGATTTCGTCGTCGGCACGATCTTCTCGAACATGCTGCAGGCGATCTTCAAGCCGGTGATCGAGTCGGAAACCTTCCTGATCAGCCCCAACGCCGGGCCGTCGACCTTCGCCGGGCGCAACTGCAACCCCTACTTCTTCGTCACCTCCTACCAGAACAACCAGAATGCCGAGGTGATGGGCGCCCACGCCCAGGCGGCGGGCTATGAAAAGGTCTTCATGATCGCGCCGAACTACCAGGCCGGCCGCGACAACATGGAAGGCTTCCAGATGCACTACGAGGGCGAGATCGTCGACGAGGTCTACGTGCCGCTCGGGCATCAGGACTACTCGGCCGAGATCGCGCGCATCGCCACCTCCGACGCCGACGCCGTCTTCGCCTTCACCCCGGGCGGCATGGGTGTGCGCTTCGTGCGCCAGTTCCGCGATGCCGGGCTCGCCGACCGCATCCAGTTCATGTCGGTCTTCACCACCGATGAAACCACCCTGCCCGCCCAGAAGGAAGCCGCCGAAGGCTTCATCGCCGCGGGCAACTGGGCCCCGGATGCCGACAACGAGGCCAGCCAGAAATTCGTGGCCGCCTTCGAGGAAAAATACGGCTACGTCCCCGGCGGCTATGCCATGCAGGCCTATGACGCCGCCATGCTGATCGACAGCGCGGTGGCCTCGGTCGGCGGCGACCTCTCCGACAAGGATGCCGTGCGCGCCGCGATGGAAGCGGCCGATTTCACCTCGCTGCGCGGCGATTTCGCCTTCAACTCGAACCACTACCCGACTCAGAACTTCTACCAGCTTTCGGTGGAAGAGCGGGAAGACGGCCAGTGGGCCACCGCGACGGGCGAGCTGGTCTTCGAGAATTACGGCGACAACTTCGCCGGCGAATGCAGCATGTAA
- a CDS encoding TylF/MycF/NovP-related O-methyltransferase gives MWKAHDNRSGVGARVGARLLRRAGYMPARIYGNLARIATGLGLPYLGDNVRYLQMGLLAQELERRGVEGAIAELGVFRGDFTRLIARAFNNRKYYLFDTFEGFDAEQISQDTARFDAKGHDFSDTSVERVLARVDADATCEMIVRQGLFPDTAKGLEDQFAFVSIDVDLYEPTLEGLRYFYPRMARGGYIMVHDLMADRYRGCREAIYAFCEAEGVTFVPLPDAICSALLVKS, from the coding sequence ATGTGGAAAGCTCATGACAACAGGTCGGGTGTCGGGGCCAGGGTCGGCGCCCGGCTGTTGCGGCGCGCGGGCTACATGCCGGCGCGGATCTACGGCAACCTTGCGCGGATCGCCACGGGGCTGGGGCTGCCATACCTGGGCGACAACGTGCGCTATCTTCAGATGGGTCTTCTGGCGCAGGAGCTGGAGCGCCGGGGCGTCGAGGGGGCGATCGCCGAGCTGGGCGTCTTCCGGGGCGATTTCACGCGGCTGATCGCGCGGGCCTTCAATAACCGCAAGTACTATCTGTTCGACACGTTCGAAGGGTTCGACGCGGAGCAGATTTCGCAGGATACCGCGCGGTTCGACGCGAAAGGGCACGACTTCAGCGACACCTCGGTCGAGCGCGTGCTGGCCCGGGTCGATGCGGACGCGACCTGCGAGATGATCGTGCGGCAGGGGCTCTTTCCCGATACGGCGAAGGGGCTGGAGGACCAGTTTGCCTTCGTTTCGATCGATGTCGACCTGTACGAGCCGACGCTGGAGGGCCTGCGGTATTTCTATCCGCGCATGGCCAGGGGCGGCTACATCATGGTGCATGACCTGATGGCCGACAGGTACAGGGGCTGTCGCGAGGCGATCTACGCGTTTTGCGAGGCGGAAGGGGTGACGTTCGTGCCGCTGCCCGATGCGATCTGCAGTGCGTTGCTCGTCAAATCATGA